In one Dermatophilaceae bacterium Sec6.4 genomic region, the following are encoded:
- a CDS encoding histone deacetylase: MERVWYAAYGSNLSRARFETYLSGGRPAGGTRIYPGARDHTPPADQRALLLPGQLYFAWESATWTGGVAFYDPTGPTDGVAARAYLLTVQQFSDVAAQEMHRLPGTKGADLDVHSLLRHARSVTLGDGRYETLHRVGTIQDLPVVTFSASWTAASAPLNSPSAAYLRMIASGLQDAHLWSAQQICDYLLTAPGVTDSWDRSDLAQLITRGQLSRRACLQRPPTTCGGISS, translated from the coding sequence ATGGAGCGGGTCTGGTACGCGGCCTACGGCTCCAACCTGTCCCGTGCTCGTTTCGAGACCTACCTGTCGGGTGGGCGACCTGCCGGCGGGACCCGCATCTATCCCGGCGCCCGCGATCACACCCCGCCCGCCGACCAGCGCGCACTCCTACTGCCAGGTCAGCTGTACTTCGCCTGGGAGTCCGCGACCTGGACCGGCGGCGTTGCCTTCTATGACCCGACGGGGCCCACGGATGGGGTGGCTGCACGCGCATACCTGCTCACCGTGCAGCAGTTCAGCGATGTCGCTGCACAGGAGATGCACCGCCTCCCGGGCACGAAGGGCGCTGACCTCGACGTTCACAGCCTGCTGAGGCACGCACGGAGCGTGACGCTCGGGGACGGGCGTTATGAGACGCTGCACCGGGTGGGCACGATCCAGGACCTACCGGTCGTTACGTTCTCCGCGTCGTGGACTGCGGCGAGCGCACCGCTCAACTCGCCCAGTGCCGCGTACCTGCGGATGATCGCGTCCGGGCTGCAGGATGCACACCTCTGGTCAGCCCAGCAGATCTGCGACTACCTACTCACTGCACCTGGGGTAACGGACAGCTGGGACCGCTCTGACCTCGCCCAGTTGATCACCCGGGGGCAGCTGTCGAGGCGGGCCTGCCTTCAGAGACCGCCGACCACCTGTGGTGGCATCTCGTCGTAG
- the rarD gene encoding EamA family transporter RarD, with the protein MVAGANRPARSETNVGTAYGFIAYLLWGAFPLYFNAIEPAGAWEVICHRVLWTLLVCVIVLSVRRRLGFIREVLSQPKRLAALTLAGLLVAANWTIYVQAVVTGHVTEAALGYFLNPLVTVALGVVVLKERLRTTQWVAVGIGLLACVYLAIDYGKPPWIALSLAVSFAGYGLMKKRIGGSMTALESLSFETAVLAPIAAVVLVILTVRGDTTFSGYGAGHSLLLAGSGIVTAIPLLLFAAAARRVPLVTIGLLQFLTPILQLICGVALLGETMTAARWVGFGIVWVSLVLLAADSVRASTQGRRLARSAAGAAV; encoded by the coding sequence ATGGTTGCCGGCGCGAACCGGCCCGCTCGCTCGGAGACGAACGTCGGGACGGCGTACGGGTTCATCGCCTATCTGCTCTGGGGCGCGTTCCCCCTCTACTTCAACGCAATCGAGCCGGCCGGCGCGTGGGAGGTCATCTGCCACCGGGTGCTCTGGACGTTACTGGTCTGCGTGATCGTGCTGTCGGTACGTCGGCGACTCGGCTTCATCCGCGAGGTCTTGAGCCAACCCAAACGGCTGGCCGCCCTCACTCTCGCCGGCCTGCTGGTGGCCGCGAACTGGACGATCTACGTCCAGGCAGTCGTCACCGGGCACGTCACCGAAGCCGCACTCGGGTATTTCCTGAACCCCCTGGTCACAGTGGCGCTGGGCGTCGTCGTCCTGAAGGAACGACTGCGCACGACGCAGTGGGTCGCCGTGGGCATCGGCCTACTGGCCTGCGTCTACCTTGCGATCGACTACGGCAAACCGCCGTGGATCGCGCTCAGCCTGGCCGTCAGTTTTGCCGGGTACGGCTTGATGAAGAAGCGCATCGGCGGGAGCATGACCGCGCTGGAGAGCCTGTCGTTCGAGACGGCAGTGCTTGCACCGATCGCCGCCGTCGTGCTGGTGATACTGACCGTTCGCGGTGACACCACGTTCTCCGGCTACGGCGCAGGTCACTCGCTGCTGCTGGCCGGATCGGGGATCGTCACGGCGATTCCGCTGCTGCTCTTCGCAGCGGCCGCGCGTCGGGTGCCACTGGTGACGATCGGGCTGCTGCAGTTCCTGACCCCGATCCTGCAGTTGATCTGCGGGGTGGCGCTGCTCGGCGAAACGATGACGGCTGCTCGATGGGTCGGCTTCGGCATCGTCTGGGTCTCACTGGTCCTGTTGGCCGCGGATTCCGTGCGTGCCTCGACCCAGGGCCGTCGACTGGCCCGGTCGGCGGCCGGAGCCGCGGTCTGA
- a CDS encoding DUF3995 domain-containing protein, which yields MGGVGQRLLNAACVVAVIHALPSFYWAAGGSAFVWTVGSWASDLQRDLPVLTAFTLGVVGILKLAGGVVPLFNAAGRLRAPRVWWWACVAGGVVLVFWGGANTVLGGASLLGAFGAVSPADRHALAGHVLLWDPLFLIWGALLLLGLRAPARSVRAGDHPEVS from the coding sequence ATGGGTGGGGTCGGACAGCGTTTACTCAATGCGGCGTGCGTCGTCGCGGTCATCCACGCGCTGCCGAGTTTCTACTGGGCCGCAGGCGGAAGCGCATTCGTGTGGACGGTCGGATCGTGGGCCTCGGATCTGCAGCGTGATCTCCCCGTACTCACCGCGTTCACGCTGGGCGTCGTCGGCATCCTCAAACTGGCCGGTGGCGTTGTCCCACTGTTCAATGCCGCCGGACGGCTGCGTGCACCACGCGTGTGGTGGTGGGCGTGCGTCGCCGGTGGCGTGGTGCTGGTGTTCTGGGGCGGCGCGAACACCGTGCTCGGCGGAGCCTCGCTGCTCGGTGCATTCGGTGCGGTGTCCCCAGCCGATCGGCATGCTCTGGCCGGGCACGTGCTGCTGTGGGATCCGCTCTTCCTCATCTGGGGCGCTCTGCTCCTACTCGGACTACGCGCTCCAGCACGCTCAGTGCGGGCCGGCGATCACCCCGAGGTGTCCTGA
- a CDS encoding 2-oxoacid:ferredoxin oxidoreductase subunit beta, with protein sequence MSIDLGMPQIGVQHGTAGVPRLTDGETQTKKDFSSDQEVRWCPGCGDYAILAAMQGFLPELGLKRENVVFISGIGCAARFPYYLDTFGMHSIHGRAPAIATGLATSRADLSVWVVTGDGDALSIGGNHLIHALRRNVNIKILLFNNKIYGLTKGQYSPTSNVGAVTKSSPLGSVDQPFNPVSLALGAEASFVARTMDSDRKHLTATLRAAAEHRGSALVEIFQNCPIFNDGAFQMVKDRDEATARIMHLVDGEPIRAGDGESARVVVRDPEGRLLVVPEASADPVAIVRHRVGDPDPSQAFALSRLDDPSFAQVPMGIFRSTSRPTYDDGVRAQVAAAIDTAGGPADDRSLEQMLYGNDTWTVGP encoded by the coding sequence ATGAGCATTGACCTCGGCATGCCGCAGATCGGCGTCCAGCACGGCACGGCAGGCGTGCCACGTCTGACTGACGGCGAGACACAGACCAAGAAGGACTTCAGCTCCGACCAGGAGGTGCGCTGGTGCCCTGGGTGCGGTGACTACGCGATCCTCGCAGCGATGCAGGGTTTTCTGCCCGAGTTGGGCTTGAAGCGCGAGAACGTCGTCTTCATCTCCGGTATCGGCTGCGCAGCACGTTTCCCCTACTACCTCGACACGTTCGGTATGCACTCGATCCACGGGCGGGCTCCGGCCATCGCGACCGGACTGGCGACCTCGCGCGCGGATCTGTCGGTGTGGGTCGTGACCGGCGACGGCGACGCGCTGTCGATCGGCGGCAACCACCTGATCCACGCGCTACGACGCAATGTGAACATCAAGATCCTGCTCTTCAACAACAAGATCTACGGCCTGACCAAGGGTCAGTACTCCCCCACGTCCAACGTCGGAGCGGTCACGAAGTCTTCGCCACTGGGGTCGGTGGACCAGCCGTTCAACCCGGTCTCGCTGGCGCTGGGCGCTGAGGCGAGCTTTGTCGCCCGCACCATGGATTCGGACCGCAAGCACCTGACCGCCACACTTCGGGCTGCGGCCGAACATCGCGGCAGCGCACTGGTGGAGATTTTTCAGAACTGCCCGATCTTCAACGACGGCGCGTTCCAGATGGTCAAGGACCGCGACGAGGCGACGGCGCGCATCATGCACCTCGTGGACGGCGAGCCGATCAGGGCCGGGGATGGCGAATCGGCTCGTGTCGTCGTGCGCGACCCCGAGGGTCGGCTGCTCGTTGTCCCCGAGGCATCGGCCGATCCCGTTGCGATCGTGCGTCACCGGGTCGGCGACCCCGATCCGAGCCAGGCGTTCGCGTTGAGTCGATTGGATGATCCGTCGTTTGCGCAGGTGCCGATGGGCATCTTCCGCTCGACCAGCCGCCCGACCTACGACGACGGCGTCCGCGCGCAGGTAGCGGCGGCGATCGACACAGCCGGTGGCCCGGCCGATGACCGCTCGCTGGAGCAGATGCTCTACGGCAATGACACCTGGACCGTAGGTCCGTAA
- a CDS encoding 2-oxoacid:acceptor oxidoreductase subunit alpha encodes MTSKSQQSLDRVVIRFAGDSGDGMQLTGDRFTAETASLGNDLSTLPNFPAEIRAPQGTLPGVSSFQLHFADHEVLTPGDAPDVLVAMNPAALRANLGDLPRGGVLIADADEFTKRNLGKVGYDTNPLEDDSLQSWALHAVPLTSITVAALAGFDLTRKEKERAKNMFALGLLSWMYSRPTAGTEGFLKRKFAAKPEILAANLAALAAGHAYGETTESFAVSYTVAPATKAAGTYRNLTGNAAIAYGFVAASYQAKRPLVLGSYPITPASDILHTLSGMKRFGVTTIQAEDEIAGVGAALGAAFGGAIGLTTTSGPGLALKAETIGLAVSLELPLIIVDVQRGGPSTGLPTKTEQSDLLQAMYGRNGESPVAVIAPCTPVDCFDAALEAVRIATTYRTPVIVLSDGALANGSEPWRLPRAADLPDLQVESATEPNSVDAKGNPTFAPYLRDPDTLARPWAVPGTAGLEHRIGGIEKADVTGNISYDPDNHDHMVRTRQAKIDGIDVPDLQVDDPSGKARVLILGWGSTYGPIAAAARLCRADGADVARAHLRNLAPFPANLGEVLRSYERVILPEMNLGQLALLLRGKYLVDVRSHTAVRGLPFTSTELATVITTHLEELR; translated from the coding sequence ATGACCAGCAAATCCCAACAGTCCCTCGATCGTGTCGTTATCCGTTTCGCCGGTGATTCCGGCGACGGTATGCAACTGACTGGCGACCGTTTCACCGCAGAGACGGCCAGCCTCGGAAACGACCTCTCCACCCTGCCGAACTTTCCGGCCGAGATCCGCGCACCGCAAGGCACCCTGCCGGGCGTGTCCTCCTTCCAGCTGCACTTTGCCGATCACGAGGTGCTCACCCCGGGTGATGCACCCGATGTACTGGTCGCGATGAACCCGGCAGCGCTGCGCGCCAACCTCGGCGACCTGCCGCGCGGTGGGGTGCTGATCGCCGACGCTGACGAATTCACCAAGCGCAATCTGGGCAAGGTCGGATACGACACCAACCCGCTCGAGGACGACAGTCTGCAGTCGTGGGCGTTGCATGCCGTGCCGCTCACCTCGATCACCGTCGCTGCCCTCGCCGGCTTCGATCTGACCCGCAAGGAGAAGGAACGCGCGAAGAACATGTTCGCGCTCGGCTTGCTGTCGTGGATGTATTCCCGCCCGACCGCCGGCACCGAGGGCTTCCTGAAGCGCAAGTTCGCAGCGAAGCCGGAGATCCTGGCTGCCAACCTTGCCGCGTTGGCCGCCGGGCACGCGTACGGCGAGACCACCGAGTCGTTCGCGGTGTCCTACACCGTCGCGCCGGCCACCAAGGCTGCCGGCACGTATCGCAATCTAACCGGAAACGCCGCCATCGCGTACGGATTTGTCGCCGCCTCCTACCAGGCCAAGCGCCCGCTGGTGCTCGGCAGTTACCCCATCACGCCCGCCTCGGACATCCTGCACACCCTGTCGGGAATGAAGCGGTTCGGCGTCACAACCATCCAGGCAGAGGACGAGATCGCCGGTGTCGGCGCGGCGCTGGGTGCCGCGTTCGGCGGTGCGATCGGGCTGACGACGACGTCCGGGCCCGGGCTCGCACTCAAGGCCGAGACGATCGGTCTCGCAGTGTCGCTGGAATTGCCGCTGATCATCGTCGACGTGCAGCGCGGCGGACCGTCCACCGGGTTGCCCACCAAGACCGAGCAGTCCGATCTGCTGCAGGCGATGTACGGCCGCAACGGTGAGTCGCCGGTCGCAGTCATCGCTCCGTGCACCCCCGTCGACTGCTTCGACGCCGCGTTGGAAGCGGTGCGGATCGCCACGACCTACCGCACCCCCGTCATCGTGCTGTCCGATGGTGCGCTCGCGAATGGGTCGGAACCATGGCGGTTGCCGCGGGCAGCCGACCTGCCCGACCTGCAGGTCGAGTCGGCCACCGAACCCAACTCCGTCGATGCCAAGGGCAACCCGACCTTCGCTCCATACCTGCGTGACCCGGACACGCTCGCCCGGCCCTGGGCTGTCCCGGGCACGGCGGGTCTGGAGCACCGGATCGGCGGTATCGAGAAGGCCGACGTCACCGGCAACATCAGCTACGACCCGGATAACCACGACCACATGGTGCGCACCCGCCAGGCCAAGATCGACGGCATCGACGTGCCGGACCTGCAGGTCGACGACCCGTCCGGGAAGGCGCGAGTGCTGATCCTCGGCTGGGGATCGACCTACGGACCGATCGCTGCAGCTGCGCGGTTGTGCCGCGCGGATGGTGCCGATGTCGCGCGCGCACACCTACGCAACCTGGCGCCGTTCCCGGCGAACCTGGGTGAGGTGCTGCGGTCCTACGAACGGGTGATCCTTCCGGAGATGAACCTCGGGCAGCTCGCGTTGCTGCTGCGCGGCAAATACCTCGTCGATGTACGCAGCCACACCGCCGTTCGGGGGCTGCCTTTCACCTCAACCGAACTCGCCACCGTCATCACCACCCACCTGGAGGAGCTGCGATGA
- the ald gene encoding alanine dehydrogenase — protein sequence MHIGVPREVKNNEYRVAITPIGVHELVAAGHEVAIEKGAGVGSAINDADYVAAGAQMLDSADDVWNGAEMVLKVKEPVEQEYGRLREGLVLFTYLHLAADRALTDELLRQKVTGIAYETVQASSGSLPLLYPMSEVAGCLAPQVGAHCLLKAQGGRGVLMGGVGGVANAKVVVIGAGVSGQNAANIALGMGADVTMLDTDLDKLRMSFWRYGNRVHGLASSALAIRQQCIEADLVIGAVLIPGARAPQLVTNELVSQMKPGSVLVDIAVDQGGCFEDTHPTTHADPTYAVHNSTFYCVANMPGAVPNTSTYALTNSTLPYTVALANKGWAQACRDDHSLALGLNTHAGSLTNAPVAEAHSMDATSLQDALG from the coding sequence ATGCATATCGGCGTGCCGCGCGAAGTAAAGAACAACGAGTACCGGGTGGCGATCACCCCGATAGGCGTCCACGAGCTGGTCGCTGCCGGGCATGAGGTCGCGATCGAGAAGGGCGCAGGCGTCGGGTCGGCGATCAACGATGCGGACTACGTCGCCGCGGGCGCCCAGATGCTCGATTCCGCCGATGACGTGTGGAATGGCGCCGAGATGGTGCTGAAGGTCAAAGAACCGGTCGAGCAGGAGTACGGCCGGTTGCGCGAGGGTCTGGTGCTCTTCACCTATCTGCACCTTGCTGCCGACCGGGCTCTGACCGACGAGTTGTTGCGGCAAAAGGTCACCGGCATCGCCTACGAGACGGTGCAGGCGTCCTCAGGCTCGCTGCCCCTGCTGTACCCGATGTCCGAGGTAGCGGGATGTCTCGCGCCGCAGGTCGGCGCGCACTGTCTGCTGAAGGCGCAGGGTGGGCGCGGGGTGCTGATGGGCGGTGTCGGCGGGGTCGCCAACGCCAAGGTGGTGGTGATCGGCGCCGGGGTGTCCGGGCAGAACGCTGCCAACATCGCGCTCGGTATGGGTGCCGACGTCACGATGCTGGACACCGACCTGGACAAGCTGCGGATGTCGTTCTGGCGCTACGGCAACCGGGTGCACGGTCTGGCGTCCTCGGCACTGGCGATCCGGCAGCAGTGCATCGAGGCCGACCTGGTGATCGGCGCGGTGCTGATCCCCGGCGCCAGAGCCCCGCAACTGGTGACCAACGAACTGGTGTCGCAGATGAAGCCCGGCTCGGTCCTGGTCGATATTGCCGTGGACCAGGGCGGCTGTTTTGAGGACACCCATCCGACCACGCACGCGGACCCGACGTACGCCGTGCACAACTCGACGTTCTACTGCGTGGCCAACATGCCGGGAGCCGTGCCGAACACCTCGACGTACGCGCTCACCAATTCGACGCTGCCCTACACGGTCGCGCTGGCGAACAAGGGCTGGGCGCAGGCCTGCCGCGATGACCATTCACTCGCGCTCGGGCTCAATACACACGCCGGTTCGCTGACCAACGCGCCCGTTGCAGAGGCGCATTCGATGGACGCCACGTCCCTGCAGGACGCACTCGGCTGA
- a CDS encoding DUF2332 domain-containing protein — protein MTDLRAIQTRLAQWSREYCDLPLYAAICAGSSADDDVAALLRTARPGQARPVLLLAALHDLVLDHPDLPIARWYRSVHPEGALPSGDPWPDARAALLEHADRMREVIATHSTQTNEVNRCVYLAALLQRACADIPDQNVGLVEIGASAGLLLGIDKYHTTLVGSGGGHTSYGPAASAVQCVGDDRSAAPFAAITLPPILDRRGLDLAPVDLRDTAAVRWLAACLWPEVPGRYERFTAAVDLMRVHPPVVDSGDMIDDLPDTLGRVRGEHLVLFSSWALTYTDSARRPLIVDHLAEVARDGRAVSWISAEPPRCVPGIPLPDRLRDAPGGTILGAHQWRDGVELPPQCWGTAHPHGQWIAFD, from the coding sequence ATGACCGATCTACGCGCGATCCAGACTCGTTTGGCGCAGTGGTCGCGCGAATACTGCGACCTTCCGCTCTACGCGGCAATCTGCGCGGGTTCCTCTGCAGACGACGATGTGGCAGCACTGTTGCGCACTGCTCGACCCGGTCAGGCGCGGCCGGTGCTGCTGCTTGCTGCACTGCACGACCTCGTGCTGGATCACCCCGACCTGCCGATCGCCCGGTGGTATCGCAGCGTCCACCCCGAGGGTGCCCTGCCCTCCGGTGACCCATGGCCGGACGCGCGCGCTGCCTTGCTGGAACACGCCGACCGGATGCGCGAAGTCATCGCGACCCACTCCACGCAGACCAATGAGGTCAACCGCTGCGTCTACCTCGCGGCCCTGCTGCAGCGCGCCTGCGCCGACATCCCTGACCAGAACGTCGGGTTGGTCGAGATCGGCGCGAGCGCGGGACTGCTGCTCGGAATCGACAAATATCACACGACGCTGGTGGGATCCGGCGGTGGACACACCTCGTACGGTCCGGCCGCGTCCGCCGTGCAGTGCGTCGGCGATGACCGAAGCGCGGCACCCTTCGCCGCGATCACGCTCCCGCCCATCCTCGACAGGCGCGGGCTCGATCTCGCGCCGGTGGATCTGCGCGACACCGCCGCCGTGCGGTGGCTCGCGGCCTGCCTGTGGCCCGAGGTGCCTGGCCGGTACGAACGCTTCACAGCGGCAGTGGATCTGATGCGCGTGCATCCCCCGGTCGTGGACAGCGGTGACATGATCGATGACCTGCCCGACACCCTGGGCCGCGTGAGGGGCGAACATCTGGTGCTGTTCAGCTCATGGGCGCTGACCTACACCGACTCTGCCCGTCGCCCGCTGATCGTCGATCACCTCGCTGAGGTGGCTCGAGACGGTCGAGCCGTCAGCTGGATCAGCGCGGAGCCACCCCGCTGCGTCCCAGGAATCCCACTGCCCGACCGGCTCCGGGATGCACCCGGCGGGACGATCCTGGGCGCTCACCAGTGGCGGGACGGTGTCGAGCTACCGCCGCAGTGCTGGGGCACCGCGCATCCGCACGGCCAGTGGATCGCCTTCGACTGA
- the ndhC gene encoding NADH-quinone oxidoreductase subunit A has protein sequence MSSGMSGYLVLAGVSAGGVLLFVAAMFARSLLAPQAPGHAKESTYESGVDPVAGGWAQTHVRFMSFAFLYLVFAVDSAFLFPWALVLHDTSINRASLVEMGIFIAVILVGLVHAARRGLLRWTTDN, from the coding sequence GTGAGTTCAGGGATGAGTGGATACCTCGTCCTCGCCGGGGTGAGCGCCGGCGGGGTGCTGCTGTTCGTGGCAGCAATGTTCGCCCGCAGCCTCCTCGCGCCGCAAGCGCCCGGTCACGCCAAGGAATCGACGTACGAGTCGGGGGTGGACCCCGTCGCCGGCGGGTGGGCTCAGACGCACGTGCGCTTCATGAGTTTTGCCTTCCTCTACCTGGTTTTCGCGGTCGATTCGGCCTTCCTCTTCCCGTGGGCCCTCGTCCTGCACGACACCTCCATCAACCGTGCGAGCCTGGTCGAGATGGGCATCTTCATCGCCGTCATCCTGGTCGGCCTCGTACATGCTGCCCGGCGCGGGTTGCTGCGCTGGACCACCGACAACTGA
- a CDS encoding NADH-quinone oxidoreductase subunit B family protein gives MTTDLPMPRVGPAQAVAPKPMRLVLNWGRRYSLWVFNFGLACCAIEFIAASMARHDFIRLGVIPFAPGPRQADLMVVSGTVTDKMAPAIRRLYDQMPEPKYVISFGACSNSGGPYWDSYCVTKGVDQLIPVDVYVPGCPPRPEALLQGILTLQARIADERPTTKGLREKLGPYAGRRAIAAQVSRPLVAPPKADTVGDDV, from the coding sequence ATGACTACCGATCTCCCCATGCCCCGGGTCGGGCCTGCGCAGGCCGTCGCGCCCAAACCGATGCGCCTGGTGCTCAACTGGGGTCGCCGCTACTCCCTGTGGGTATTCAACTTCGGGTTGGCCTGCTGCGCCATCGAATTCATCGCTGCGTCGATGGCCCGCCACGACTTCATCCGGCTCGGGGTGATCCCCTTCGCACCCGGCCCCCGCCAGGCCGACCTGATGGTCGTCTCCGGCACCGTCACGGACAAGATGGCGCCCGCCATCCGCCGTTTGTACGACCAGATGCCCGAGCCGAAATACGTCATCTCCTTCGGCGCCTGCTCCAACTCCGGCGGGCCCTACTGGGATTCGTACTGCGTCACCAAGGGCGTCGATCAGTTGATCCCCGTCGATGTCTACGTGCCGGGGTGTCCGCCCCGCCCCGAGGCGTTGCTGCAGGGCATCCTCACGCTGCAGGCCAGAATTGCGGACGAACGACCCACCACGAAGGGTCTGCGGGAGAAACTCGGTCCGTACGCCGGTCGCCGTGCCATTGCTGCTCAGGTCAGCCGTCCGCTGGTCGCGCCACCGAAGGCTGACACCGTGGGCGACGACGTATGA
- a CDS encoding NADH-quinone oxidoreductase subunit C, giving the protein MSEAVPVVHCAPELWIETLRDARNGGFAMFDFLTAVDETDRAEDPGFDIVVHLYDITPGDLRETLICTRVPDGQNMPSCTGLWRGAAWHERETHEMFGIGFDDFEDGTGLGLRPLLLPDGFEGTPLRKSFVLTARVSKPWPGAKDPADPPTGATTDVKDGKDARPARAPRRRMQPPGIPDPTWGPR; this is encoded by the coding sequence ATGAGCGAGGCCGTACCCGTTGTCCATTGCGCCCCGGAGCTGTGGATCGAGACGTTGCGCGATGCCCGCAACGGCGGCTTCGCGATGTTCGACTTCCTGACCGCAGTCGATGAGACCGACCGCGCCGAAGACCCGGGGTTCGACATCGTCGTCCACCTCTACGACATCACGCCGGGCGATTTGCGCGAGACGCTGATCTGCACGCGGGTGCCCGACGGGCAGAACATGCCCAGCTGCACCGGTCTGTGGCGAGGTGCGGCCTGGCACGAGCGCGAGACCCACGAAATGTTCGGGATCGGCTTCGACGACTTCGAGGACGGCACCGGCCTCGGCCTGCGCCCCTTGTTGTTGCCGGACGGATTCGAGGGCACCCCGCTGCGTAAGTCCTTCGTGCTCACCGCCCGGGTCAGCAAACCGTGGCCCGGAGCGAAGGATCCTGCTGACCCGCCCACCGGCGCGACTACGGATGTCAAGGACGGCAAGGACGCCAGACCGGCCCGCGCGCCGCGTCGACGGATGCAGCCGCCCGGCATACCCGATCCCACCTGGGGCCCGAGATGA
- a CDS encoding complex I subunit 1 family protein, translating to MNTLGEVVLRSLCVLVAFLVLPLLIGQTEHKMMAHMQGRLGPMYAGGFHGWAQLVADGVKFTQKEDIVPLAADKTVFKLAPALGIVSYLLVLAVIPFGPNLVGAGIAGSLLWVLAVSAVGTVGTLMAGWSSGNKYALIGGLRAAAQLVSYEVPLILASASFAMAAGSFSLLSIAHAWTPWWLLWQLPGALVFLVAATAELQRPPFDMPVADSEVVMGAWTEYTGLRFALFLLAEYAGIVVMSLVLAVLYLGGWTGPFDAQIGWLWTLLKGFFFAAIILWMRMSWPRLREDQLQRVAWLGLVPLALAQLVLTAVGVVFVT from the coding sequence ATGAATACGCTCGGGGAGGTCGTGCTTCGTTCGCTGTGCGTGCTGGTGGCATTCCTGGTGCTGCCGCTGCTCATCGGGCAGACCGAGCACAAGATGATGGCGCACATGCAGGGGCGCCTCGGGCCGATGTACGCCGGTGGTTTCCATGGCTGGGCGCAGCTGGTCGCCGACGGGGTGAAGTTCACCCAGAAGGAGGACATCGTCCCCCTCGCCGCCGACAAGACGGTTTTCAAACTTGCGCCGGCGCTCGGGATCGTTTCCTACCTGCTGGTGCTCGCCGTCATCCCGTTCGGGCCGAACCTGGTGGGCGCCGGTATCGCAGGAAGTCTGCTCTGGGTGCTCGCGGTGAGCGCCGTCGGCACCGTGGGTACGTTGATGGCGGGCTGGTCCAGTGGCAACAAGTACGCGCTCATCGGCGGGCTGCGGGCGGCCGCTCAGCTGGTGTCGTACGAGGTGCCACTGATCCTGGCCTCGGCGTCGTTCGCGATGGCGGCCGGGTCGTTCTCGTTGCTCTCGATCGCGCATGCCTGGACGCCCTGGTGGTTGCTCTGGCAGCTGCCCGGCGCACTGGTCTTCCTGGTGGCCGCGACCGCCGAGCTGCAGCGACCGCCGTTCGATATGCCGGTCGCCGACTCCGAAGTGGTGATGGGGGCGTGGACGGAATACACCGGACTACGGTTCGCCCTCTTCCTGCTGGCGGAGTACGCCGGCATCGTCGTCATGTCGCTGGTACTCGCCGTGCTGTACCTGGGCGGTTGGACCGGACCGTTCGACGCGCAGATCGGTTGGCTCTGGACGTTGCTCAAGGGCTTCTTCTTCGCGGCGATCATCTTGTGGATGCGGATGTCCTGGCCCCGGCTGCGTGAAGATCAGTTACAACGCGTTGCCTGGCTCGGTCTGGTGCCACTGGCTCTCGCGCAACTCGTGCTGACCGCAGTTGGGGTGGTGTTCGTGACATGA
- a CDS encoding NADH-quinone oxidoreductase subunit I translates to MTDPQKKPKGFVPGLLKGMGTTARAMTKHAHTQEYPHVQPQLPPRSRGVIALEESNCTSCMLCARECPDWCIYIDSHKETVPASTEGGRDRKENVLDRFAIDFSLCMYCGICIEVCPFDALFWSPEFEYAETDIRDLLHEKDRLGQWMHTVPAPPPIDPGAPIVEPSVEPSVGSASSGPASSDAEDPAP, encoded by the coding sequence ATGACCGATCCACAGAAGAAGCCGAAGGGGTTCGTGCCCGGGCTGCTGAAGGGCATGGGCACGACAGCCCGTGCGATGACGAAACACGCGCATACCCAGGAATACCCGCACGTCCAGCCGCAACTACCACCCCGCTCGCGCGGTGTCATCGCGTTGGAGGAGTCCAACTGCACCTCGTGCATGTTGTGCGCCCGCGAGTGCCCCGACTGGTGCATCTACATCGACTCCCACAAGGAGACGGTTCCGGCGAGCACCGAGGGCGGGCGGGACCGCAAGGAGAACGTGCTCGACCGGTTCGCGATCGATTTCAGTCTGTGCATGTACTGCGGGATCTGTATCGAGGTCTGTCCGTTCGACGCGCTCTTCTGGAGCCCGGAGTTCGAATATGCCGAGACCGACATTCGCGACCTGCTTCATGAGAAGGACCGGCTCGGGCAGTGGATGCACACCGTCCCCGCGCCGCCGCCCATCGACCCCGGTGCGCCCATCGTTGAGCCCTCCGTTGAGCCCTCCGTCGGGTCCGCTTCCTCCGGGCCCGCTTCCTCCGATGCCGAAGATCCGGCACCGTGA